From the genome of Thiovibrio frasassiensis:
CCAGGGAGCAAAGGGAGATATCATCAATGGTATTGCCTGTTCTCCGGATGGCAAACTCGTTTCCTCTGCCGGAGATGGGGGGACGGTCAAAGTTTGGGAGGTAAATACGGGCAAGCTCTTATACACCCTGGGCAAGGAGCTGCAAAGCACCGATGCCGTTGCCTTCTCCCCCGATGGGAAATTTCTGGCCGCTGCGGTAAACGCCGGTGGGCGTCGCGGCAATGCCGTGCAGGTCTGGGACCTGGCAAGCGGACAACTTGTGCAGGACATGCGGGAGCACACCCAGCTGATCACGGACTTGGCTTTTTCTCCGGACGGCAATCGCATTGCCTCGGTGGGCAACGATAATACCCTGCGGATCTGGAATGTGCGGTATGGCACCCTGGAGACCACCCAGAAGGAAACCAAGAATAATCTCCTGGCCCTTGCCTATTCTCCGGACGGCAAACAGATTGTCGCCACCGAGAATTGGGAAGGGAAGATCGAGATGTGGGATGCGGTCAATGTCCGCTTGATCCGCTCGATCCAAGGACATGCCGACTGGGTGCTGTGCGTCGCCTATTCCCCCGACGGCAAGGAATTTGTCACCGGCAGCCGGGATGGCTCGGTGTATGTTTGGGACGGCGAGACCGGGACGCGCTTGCGCGTGTTGCGGGATCCGGAACTGGACCCGGTGAACAGCGTGGCTTATACCCCTGATGGACGTTTTGTTGTGGCTGCTACTCAAAGCAGGCAGATCTTGTCCTGGCAGAAAAGCGGGGGCAAGCTCTTCAACTTTTATGAAGGGCACGATCTTTCCGTGACCTCGCTGGCTTTTTCCGTTTCCGGAAAAAATCTGGTTTCCGCAGGTTTGGATGGTACGATTCGGGTCTGGAGCACCCCCGGTCAGGGCGGACCGGATTCTTTGTATGCTCAGGGGGTGAAATTTGAGGCAGGGATAGATCCCATGGAGCAAGATCTGGTTCAAGCCGCCAAGCTCTATCAGCAAGCAGCGGAAAATGGCCAGGTTGATGCCATGTTCCGGCTAGGCGGGATGTACAGTCAGGGCAAGGGCGTTGTCCGAAATTCGGATGAGGCCAGGAAATGGTGGGCTCTTGCGGCGGAAAAGGGGCATGCCGCAGCCAGGATGCAGTTGCAGTCCGGCCAGAAGATCGCCTTGGCGGTTTCGCCGCCTCAGGCAAAGGTTGAAGAGGTGCACAGCCAACCGGAGCCCAAGACCTTGCCGCCTGAGGATAAAAAGAGCAAGCCATCAGTGAAGGAGACGCCAAAGCCGGAGCTGGTTGCCAAGATTGTACCTCCCCCGCCCGCGCCTAAACCGGTTGCCAAGGATAAAAACAGCCTGTACGAGGAAGGGTTGCGGTTTTTCAAAGGCGACGGGGTGCCTAAGGATTATGGTCAGGCCCATAAGCTCTTTGTCGAGGCTGCGGAGATGGGCCAGGCCAAGGCGCAGTACCGGCTGGGTTTCATGTACAGCCTTGGCAAGGGCGTGAAGAAGAGTGACCATGAAGCGGTGAGTTGGTGGCAGAAGGCAGCCAAGCAGAATGATGCGGACGCCCAGTATTATCTTGGCTACATGTATGAGATCGGCGGCGGGGTGAAGCAGGATATGGGCGAGGCCAAGAAGTGGTATCAGAAGGCGGCTGCCAACGGCAATGTCAATGCCGCCCAAAGTTTAAAGATGCTGCCCTGATTTAAGATTGGTGCAGCATAAAAAAAGGCGGGGGAAACCCCGCCTTTTTTTATGCCTCTGGTCGGGAAAAATATTCCCGCTACTCTGGCTTATTCCGCCGGAGGAAGTTGGGGAAACCGCATGCTGATCGCGAGATTCCAGGCCTTGAGCTTCTCCTTGGTCTTTTCAAAAAGGTCGGCCACATCCCCTTCGATGGTTACCGTGGTAATGGTGTCTCCCTGTTTGATGCTGTCGATTACTTCCTGGTCCTTGTCGCTGGCGACTTCACCGAAAACCGTGTGTTTGCCGTCCAGCCAGGGGCAGGCGACATGGGTGATGAAGAACTGGCTGCCATTGGTGCCCGGGCCGGCGTTGGCCATGGAGAGAATGCCCGGCTTGGTGTGACCGAGGCTTGCGTCGAATTCGTCTTCAAAATCATAACCCGGGCCAGCGGTGCCGGTGCCCTTGGGGCAGCCGCCCTGCACCATGAAATCAGGGATGACCCGGTGGAATTTGAGGCCGTTGTAAAAGCCGCGCCGGGCAAGATTGGCAAAGTTTGCCACGGTTACGGGGGTTTTATCGGCGAACAGCTTCAGGGTGATGGTGCCCTTGCTCGTTGTCATTGTGGCGGTCAAATCGCTCATGATGATCCTCTTTAGGTAATGGCAAAATTCATGGAAAATGTGGAGGCCCTGAATGTCGGGCCAGTGGTGTTTACGCTGTTTTACTGCTGTAACTCTCTGACAATGGCGTCGCCCATGGCTGCCGTACCGATGGCCTTGCTCTGATCCACGGCAATGTCCGGGGTCAGCACGCCCTTGTCGAGTACTGCGGCGACCGCTTTTTCAATGGCGTCCGCGGCAGCGGTCTGATCCAGGCTGAAACGCAGCATCATTGCCGCGGAGAGGATCTGGGCAATGGGGTTGGCGATGCCCTTGCCGGCAATATCCGGGGCGGAGCCGCCTGCGGGCTCATAGAGGCCAAAGCCCTTTTCGTTGAGGCTGGCCGAGGCCAACAGCCCCATGGAGCCGGTGATCATGGCGCATTCGTCGGAGATGATGTCGCCGAACATGTTGCCGCAGAGCATGACGTCGAACTGGTGGGGATTTTTGACCAGCTGCATGGTGGCATTGTCCACGTAGATATGGTTCAGGCTGACATCGGGGTATTCCTTGGCGATCTCGATGACGACCTCCCGCCAGAGCACCATGGTGGTAAGAACGTTGGCCTTATCCACCGAGGTGACGATTTTGCGGCGTAACCGGGCGGCCTCAAAGGCGCGGCGCGCGATGCGCTCGATCTCCCAGCGGTGGTAGACCATGGTGTCGAAGGCCTTTTCGTCGGCCCCGGAACCTTCCCTGCCCTTGGGCTGGCCGAAATAGATGTCGCCGGTGAGTTCGCGCACACAGAGGATATCAAAACCCTCTCCCACGATATCGGCCCGCAGGGGGCTGGATGCGGCCAGGGATTTGAAGATCTTGGCCGGGCGGAAGTTGCAGAAGAGCTCAAAATGTTTCCGAAGCGGCAAGAGGGCGGCGCGTTCCGGCTGCTGGGCCGGAGGCAGCGATTCCCACTTGGGGCCGCCCACCGAACCAAAGAGGATGGCATCGCTGGCCTCGCACAGGGCGAGGGTCGAAGCGGGCAACGCCTCACCGTGGTGGTCGATGGCGCAGCCGCCCACATCCGCATGCTCATAAGAGAGGCTGAACCCGAATTTCTCCTGGACCGCGTCCAGAACCTTGATCGCTTCCTGCATCACTTCCGGGCCGATGCCGTCACCGGCCAATATTGCTATCTTTTTCATCTGGCGTATCCTTGGTGTTTTTGGTTGTAAAGGCAACTTCCTCGAGAGGGAAGGTACGGGGCAACACCATACCTGATCCGGGTAAAGATGCGCAAGATCAATGTGGTTGTTCCCATGAAACCCTTGCCGCATTGCTCAGAGAAACAAGGAGATCAGCACCCGGTTGTCGATTAGCTGGGTCGGATAACTGTGCAGATTGCTCCGGGGTGGGCCTGTCAGCACCCTTCCCTCCAAGTCAAAGGAGCCGCCGTGCCCGCTTGCGCAAACCAGAACCCCATGTTCCGGGGCCATAACTTCGTATCCGGCATGGGAGCATAGCGAGGAAAAGGCTGCGACCTGTGTCTTTGAAACCCTGGTGACGAGAAGCGGCTTTTCGTTTCGGGTAATCTCAAGCTTCAGGCCGTTGCCAATGGTGTTGAGGGCACGGAAACGGTTATCTTTGAGATCAAGCACAAGTTTGTTCTCTTCAAGCACCAGATCGGCAAGAATCTTTTCCTCCTTTTTCTCCCCGGTGCAGGCGCAGACCAAGGTGGTGAAGGAGGAGAGCATAACCAGCAGTCTCCCGGAGTCGGAGAGAAATCTCCTCCGGTTCAACAAATCGTCCGTCGGTATATGCCCCATTTTGTCTTGAACTCCCGGTGCTGGCTGTTTCGTCCTTGCAATGGAGTGCTTTCTTTGTGTAGTGAGGGCTTTGCCCAGGCAGCGATCTATGGCCTCACCGGGAGATTGGTCAGGCGGCCGCTGGCCGGGTCCTTGTAGCGGATCTCTCCGCTGATCCCCCCGGACGATACAGGCTGCGACAGACGCAGACTCAAAGTGTAACTGCCCGGGCTGATCCGGGTCAGCAGCCATTTCACCTCGCCGGTGCCGGCATTGTACTGGTTAAAAGCGGGCGAAGCGGAGTCGATTAGCGTGCCGACCGGCAGGTTTTGAATGACAATCAGGGTGCTGGGGGCAGGGCTGGCAACGGTGATCCGCAGCTGGATGTCCTGGCCGGCACCGCGCAGATATTGGCCATTGACCAGAGCATTGCCGGCACGCAGAGGGAACGGCAAGGAAAGAAGCAGGAGCAGCGCCAGGAAGAGTATGCCCGGCGCGCGGGAATGGAATTTTTTAACCGTCATTGTGTGTTCCTCCTCGTGGATGGTTACTGGAGAATCTCGTAGCTGCGCGTTTCCGGATTCCAGCGATACCCCTTGGCCGTCCAGATTTCCTCGATCAGTTTTCTGCCGAACTGCAGCCCGTCAATGCCACCGTAGGTTTCGTACACGGTAAGCAGCTCTTCATCGTCGATGCGGCCATCGCTGTTGCTGTCTGCCCAATGGAACGGGGTTGCCTGCAGGGAGTCATTGCCGGATAAGGGGATGCTTGGGTTGTCGTCGGAGCGGACCGTAACCCCACCCGTGAATTGATGGGCGGATTCCATCTTTGTTTCGGGCCGGAGCTTGGCGAGATAGCTGTACACCGCACGCTCGCCGGAGATCTTGCCGATCCACTTGAGAACCGGGGGAGCGCTTTCCTGGGAGGCAAATTGGGGTTTGCCCTGGGTCGGAATGCAATCCGGGGGTAGGGTTTCTTTGAGGATCAGGGAAAACGGACGTGATGCAGTGGTTGTTACCTCAATGAGCACCGGAAAGGAAAGACCGGGGGTTGCGTGCGTGGGCAGGATTCTAAAGGCCTCAACCTGGTTTTCTCCATCGTTTGCGCTGTACCACCAGAACAGGGTGATCCCGCCAAGAGCGAGCAGGGCAAAGGCACCAAGCAGGATGATGGTTGGACGCGGGGCAAAGCGGGGCTTGCGCGGTTCGGCTGCTGCTGCCGCTGGTTCAAGGGCAGGCTTGGGCTCCGGGGGGGTGGTGTGTAGAGGGGCTTCTTCCTGCGGGGCAGGGGTAAAACTCTGAGGCGGCGGCTCTGCCGGGGCTGCGGGTTGCCCGTGGTCAATAATCTCCGCCAGCTGGATTTCCAGAGCCTCGGCCAGTTTGACGGCGTTTTCTTTCTTGATGTTGGGATAGCGGCGGTTTTCCCATCGGGAAATAGTATCGGTGGTGACTCCAACCACCGTGGCGACATAGAGCTGGGTCAGCCCTTTTTCTTCCCTGATCCGGCGAATTCTGGCGCCGTCTATGTTGACCATGGGGATGCCGCCGGCCAGAGGCTTTGCTGAATCCATACAACGTATCCTGCAGGTTAATTTTCTGGTATTAAGAATAAAGCGGCATACTACCAAATACTCTCATGAAGCAAAAGGTCCTTGTCGGCTGGGTGGAAATATCACGGAAACTCCACAAGGAGATGCTCTCCGTGGCCCACTCTTGGCAGGGGGGGCTACCTCTGGCTTCGCTGCAAGCGGTCGAGTTCGGAGCGCAGCCTGATCAGCTCCACGTTTGAATCGCGCAACCGTTGGGCGATCACCTCGGCGAAGAGGCGGTAGAGGACGGAAACAAAAAGCGCCTGTTCCAAGGGTTCGGTGGCTTCGTTCATGAAGGAGGCATCGATGGCCAGGCAGACCGTGGCGCCGATGGCTTCAACGGAGGCGGAGCGGGCCTTGCCGTCGATGGCGGCAAGCTCTCCGAAAGCAGCGCCGATCTCTTCGATTCTGGCGATCTCCTTGCCTTTTTTGACAATCCGCACCCCCCCGGAAAAAAGGATGTAGACCCAGGGGTCATAAGCCCCTTCCGGGGTGATGATTTCGCCGTGCTCAAAGGTGCGGATCTTGCTGAGGCGCAGGATCTGTTTGATATATTTTTCGCTTAACGAGCCGAGAAAAGGGAGGCGAAGCAGCTTGTCTACAAGAAAACCGCGGCCTTCCAAGTATGGCGATTCATGCATGGGGAAGTCTCCGGTTGACGTTTCTGGCTGAATAGGAAGATGAAATCCCTTTGCCCTGCAGTGTCTTCTTTATACCATAACGGAAGTGGATTATAAACAGAAGGACGCCCGGTGCCTTTTATTCCCGGGAAATGAGGAGAAACACCCTTGGTGCATGAAAAAACAGGACATTTTTTGCCCGCCTCCCGCGCGGAGATGGCAGCACGGGGCTGGAAATACGTTGATGTGGTGCTGGTCACCGGGGATGCCTATGTCGATCATCCTTCCTTTGGCGTGGCCCTGATCGGCCGTCTGCTCGAGGCCAACGGTTACCGGGTGGCCATCCTTTCCCAACCCCGCCATCATATTGCTGATGATTTTCGCCAGTTTGGCGCCCCTCGCCTGTTTTTCGGGATTACCGCGGGTAATCTGGACTCCATTGTCGCCAATTACAGCGGCAACGCCAAGGTCCGTGACCGTGACGACTATTCGCCCGGCGGCAATCCTTATTTCGGCGCTCAGGCGGAAAAAAAGATGCGGCGGCGGCCGGATCGCGCCACCATCCTCTACAGCAATCTCGCCCAGGCCGCCTACCTGGATGTTCCGGTTATTCTGGGGGGGATCGAGGCATCCCTGCGTCGGTTTGTGCATTATGATTACCAGCAGCAGCGGCTCCGCGGCTCGGTGCTGACCGATGCCAAGGCGGATCTTTTGATCTATGGCATGGGTGAGCGGGCGGTGCTGGAAGCGGCGGCCCGGCTTACTCGGGGCGAGGGGTTGGCTGGAATCGCCGGGACCTGTGAACGACTGACGGAAAAAGAGATGGCCGCGCGTGGTATTGCAACGTCCATGGTTTTGCCATCCTGGGCGGAAATCCGCGCGGACCTGCCCCTGTTTCTTGAGGCGGAACTCACCGTAGACCGGCTGGCCAGGTCGTACGGCAAGGAGATTTTGCTACAGTATCAGCAGGCAGCCTGGGTAGTGCAGCATCCACCGGCCGCTCCTCTGAGCACGGAAGAACTCGATGGGCTGTACTGTCTCCCTTTTTCCCGCAAGCCACACCCCGCCTCCGGCGATGTCCCCGCCTGTCGGATGATCAAGGATTCGATCACCATCGTCCGCGGCTGCTGCGGCAATTGTTCTTTTTGTGCCATCTCCAGGCACCAAGGACCTAAGATCATCAGCCGGAGCCGAGATTCCGTAGTAGAGGAGGCGCACCGGCTGGCCGGGCAGCAGGATTTTTCCGGCACCATCAGCGACCTTGGCGGCCCCACCGCCAACCTATACGGGACGAGTTGCGCTAGTCCCCAACCGTGCAAACGCCATGATTGCCTCTATCCCAAAGTCTGCCGATTTATGAAGATCGACGAGCAGGCAATGCTTTCCCTGCTCGAGGCGGTCTCAGGGTGTGGTGGGATCAAACATCTCTTCGTTTCTTCCGGTCTGCGCATGGAGTTGTTGACTCAAACGCCGCAGCTCTTGCGGAAACTACTGCTGCACCATACTCCCGGGGTGATGAAGATTGCGCCGGAACACACCGAGGACAAGGTGTTGCAGCTCATGCATAAGCCCGGGGCGGCGGTGCTTGAGGAATTTCTCGCCCTCTGCCGGGAGATTGGCGGAAAGGAAGGGCGGAAATTTCATTTCACCCCCTATCTGATAGCCTCGCATCCTGGCTGCACCGTTGCCGATATGGAAAAGATGGCTTCGCGCCTCACCGCCCTCGGTCTCGCCCCCCGCCAGTTTCAGGATTTTACCCCCACCCCGGGAACGATCTCCACTGCCATGTATGTTACGGAACTGGATAGCGTGAATCGAAACCCTCTTTTTGTGGCCAAAAAGGACGGCGAACGGCGTGCTCAGCGTCTGGCCTTGGACGCCCAGGCGGGAGGGGCTGAGGCGGCGGGGCGAAAAGGCAAGAGCCAAGGGGCGGGAGGGGTGCGGAAAGGAGCGGTCCGCAGCCGCTCAGAGAAGTTGGTAGAGCAGCGGCAAGGTAAGAAAGGAAAAAATAATTCCCAGGCCAATCAGGGCCGCGGTAAGCTTCGGAGAAAGACCGGCCATGATGGCTAAGGCCCCGGCGGAAACCATGGGCGGCATCCCTGCTTCGAAGATGGCCACCTGAGCGGCCAGGGTGTTGAGGCCAAGAATGCGGCATAAGAGCAGGGCAAGCAGCGGAGCAACGGCCAGCTTGATAACCAGCCCAATGCCCAGAGGCTTGAGCGTGTCGGGAGTGAGGCGCAGGGTAAGCTGAAAACCAATGGCGACCATGACCACCGGGACAAGGGTTGTGGCCAGGGCATTGAGCAGGGTTAGCAATGGCTGGGGAAAGAGTATCCCCCGACAGGCCAGGGCGAGAAGCAAGGCGATGAAGGGGGGAAAGCTGATAACCCTGGTGAGCACCGAGGTCGGCGTCGGTTTGCCCCCGCTGCCATAGAAGGCAAGGACGATGGTGCCATAGGTGGCCAGGGCGACAAAGGAGCCAAGCTGGTCATAGAGGACAGCGTAGGGGATGCCCGTGTCTCCGAAAAATGCCTGCACCATGGGGATGCCGAAAAAGGAAGTATTGCCCAGGGGAATCAGGAGCAGGAGGACGCCGACCACCTCTTTTTCCCAGGAGAAGCGCTTGGCCAGGAGCAGGATCATCAGGGCGGAAATCGTGAGCATGGCCCAAGGCATGAGCACCGGCACCAGAATGTCCGTGGAAAAGGCCAGCTGGGGTACCTTGAGCAGGATGAGGGCCGGCAAGGAAAGGGTTATGGCAAACAGGTTGAGGACCTGCGGGGTTTCTTTGGGGAAATTGGGCAGTCGACGCAAGCCCATGCCCATGAGGAGAAAGGAGATGGTGAGGATGAAATTTTCCATGGCTCGGGCGTGCGTCTCTTGGGAAAATTAAGGAAAGGTTCTTTTTTTCCGGGGAAGTTATTTATGCGCCGAGTCCAAGTTTTCTTGACATCGACTTGTGGGCACTCGATAATCGAATCTTAGATGATAAACATATTTTGGAAATTGGTTGGTGTCAATTCCGATCTTGGGTGCCGCTTCATCATTCCAGTTGAGAAGGGGGAGATGTATGGAAAATGTGAATCCGAACCTGATAACCTGTATCGTCCAGCGCGGCGAAGCCGACCGGGTGGTGCAGGCGGCTATGCAAGCCGGTGCGCAAGGGGCGACGGTGTATTATGGCCGGGGTACCGGCATCCGGGAAAAGCTTGGTTTTGCCGGGATGTTCATCAAGCCGGAAAAAGAGATCATTCTGCTCATTACCAAGAATGAACAGACCGATGCGGTGTTTGATGCAGTGGTCAAGGCGGCCGGACTTGAGCAAAAAGGGCAGGGCTTCGCCTTTCTTCATAAACTTGACCGGGCCATCGGTTTTGTGAGCAAATGAACCCCTGGATGGCGGAATCAACGCATATGGTACGTGCTTAGATGGGCCGATATTTTCTCATAGCCGGCTGCGCGGTAGTGGCCTTCCATTTTGGTGGGCTCACCTCCGGTGAGGTGCTGGCCTGGGTGGCTGGTTATCTCGCCGGCAACCGGGTTGCGCTTTTGGCTTCGGGATTGCTCGGGGTGCTCGGCCTCTGTAGCGGTTCTTTGCTTTTTGGCGGGATTGGGTTTTTTAACATCCTCTATGTGGTGGCCAAGGGGATTTATGAGCTGGTCCAGCTTCTTCTCTGCGCCATGGCCCTGGGCGCC
Proteins encoded in this window:
- a CDS encoding eIF2A-related protein yields the protein MGFVFLLSCFFLAVGVTPSGATGNPDLLKTIQGAKGDIINGIACSPDGKLVSSAGDGGTVKVWEVNTGKLLYTLGKELQSTDAVAFSPDGKFLAAAVNAGGRRGNAVQVWDLASGQLVQDMREHTQLITDLAFSPDGNRIASVGNDNTLRIWNVRYGTLETTQKETKNNLLALAYSPDGKQIVATENWEGKIEMWDAVNVRLIRSIQGHADWVLCVAYSPDGKEFVTGSRDGSVYVWDGETGTRLRVLRDPELDPVNSVAYTPDGRFVVAATQSRQILSWQKSGGKLFNFYEGHDLSVTSLAFSVSGKNLVSAGLDGTIRVWSTPGQGGPDSLYAQGVKFEAGIDPMEQDLVQAAKLYQQAAENGQVDAMFRLGGMYSQGKGVVRNSDEARKWWALAAEKGHAAARMQLQSGQKIALAVSPPQAKVEEVHSQPEPKTLPPEDKKSKPSVKETPKPELVAKIVPPPPAPKPVAKDKNSLYEEGLRFFKGDGVPKDYGQAHKLFVEAAEMGQAKAQYRLGFMYSLGKGVKKSDHEAVSWWQKAAKQNDADAQYYLGYMYEIGGGVKQDMGEAKKWYQKAAANGNVNAAQSLKMLP
- a CDS encoding peptidylprolyl isomerase, which encodes MSDLTATMTTSKGTITLKLFADKTPVTVANFANLARRGFYNGLKFHRVIPDFMVQGGCPKGTGTAGPGYDFEDEFDASLGHTKPGILSMANAGPGTNGSQFFITHVACPWLDGKHTVFGEVASDKDQEVIDSIKQGDTITTVTIEGDVADLFEKTKEKLKAWNLAISMRFPQLPPAE
- the leuB gene encoding 3-isopropylmalate dehydrogenase, with the protein product MKKIAILAGDGIGPEVMQEAIKVLDAVQEKFGFSLSYEHADVGGCAIDHHGEALPASTLALCEASDAILFGSVGGPKWESLPPAQQPERAALLPLRKHFELFCNFRPAKIFKSLAASSPLRADIVGEGFDILCVRELTGDIYFGQPKGREGSGADEKAFDTMVYHRWEIERIARRAFEAARLRRKIVTSVDKANVLTTMVLWREVVIEIAKEYPDVSLNHIYVDNATMQLVKNPHQFDVMLCGNMFGDIISDECAMITGSMGLLASASLNEKGFGLYEPAGGSAPDIAGKGIANPIAQILSAAMMLRFSLDQTAAADAIEKAVAAVLDKGVLTPDIAVDQSKAIGTAAMGDAIVRELQQ
- a CDS encoding QcrA and Rieske domain-containing protein, whose product is MGHIPTDDLLNRRRFLSDSGRLLVMLSSFTTLVCACTGEKKEEKILADLVLEENKLVLDLKDNRFRALNTIGNGLKLEITRNEKPLLVTRVSKTQVAAFSSLCSHAGYEVMAPEHGVLVCASGHGGSFDLEGRVLTGPPRSNLHSYPTQLIDNRVLISLFL
- a CDS encoding helix-turn-helix transcriptional regulator, which produces MDSAKPLAGGIPMVNIDGARIRRIREEKGLTQLYVATVVGVTTDTISRWENRRYPNIKKENAVKLAEALEIQLAEIIDHGQPAAPAEPPPQSFTPAPQEEAPLHTTPPEPKPALEPAAAAAEPRKPRFAPRPTIILLGAFALLALGGITLFWWYSANDGENQVEAFRILPTHATPGLSFPVLIEVTTTASRPFSLILKETLPPDCIPTQGKPQFASQESAPPVLKWIGKISGERAVYSYLAKLRPETKMESAHQFTGGVTVRSDDNPSIPLSGNDSLQATPFHWADSNSDGRIDDEELLTVYETYGGIDGLQFGRKLIEEIWTAKGYRWNPETRSYEILQ
- a CDS encoding Crp/Fnr family transcriptional regulator gives rise to the protein MHESPYLEGRGFLVDKLLRLPFLGSLSEKYIKQILRLSKIRTFEHGEIITPEGAYDPWVYILFSGGVRIVKKGKEIARIEEIGAAFGELAAIDGKARSASVEAIGATVCLAIDASFMNEATEPLEQALFVSVLYRLFAEVIAQRLRDSNVELIRLRSELDRLQRSQR
- a CDS encoding YgiQ family radical SAM protein, producing the protein MHEKTGHFLPASRAEMAARGWKYVDVVLVTGDAYVDHPSFGVALIGRLLEANGYRVAILSQPRHHIADDFRQFGAPRLFFGITAGNLDSIVANYSGNAKVRDRDDYSPGGNPYFGAQAEKKMRRRPDRATILYSNLAQAAYLDVPVILGGIEASLRRFVHYDYQQQRLRGSVLTDAKADLLIYGMGERAVLEAAARLTRGEGLAGIAGTCERLTEKEMAARGIATSMVLPSWAEIRADLPLFLEAELTVDRLARSYGKEILLQYQQAAWVVQHPPAAPLSTEELDGLYCLPFSRKPHPASGDVPACRMIKDSITIVRGCCGNCSFCAISRHQGPKIISRSRDSVVEEAHRLAGQQDFSGTISDLGGPTANLYGTSCASPQPCKRHDCLYPKVCRFMKIDEQAMLSLLEAVSGCGGIKHLFVSSGLRMELLTQTPQLLRKLLLHHTPGVMKIAPEHTEDKVLQLMHKPGAAVLEEFLALCREIGGKEGRKFHFTPYLIASHPGCTVADMEKMASRLTALGLAPRQFQDFTPTPGTISTAMYVTELDSVNRNPLFVAKKDGERRAQRLALDAQAGGAEAAGRKGKSQGAGGVRKGAVRSRSEKLVEQRQGKKGKNNSQANQGRGKLRRKTGHDG
- a CDS encoding AEC family transporter — its product is MENFILTISFLLMGMGLRRLPNFPKETPQVLNLFAITLSLPALILLKVPQLAFSTDILVPVLMPWAMLTISALMILLLAKRFSWEKEVVGVLLLLIPLGNTSFFGIPMVQAFFGDTGIPYAVLYDQLGSFVALATYGTIVLAFYGSGGKPTPTSVLTRVISFPPFIALLLALACRGILFPQPLLTLLNALATTLVPVVMVAIGFQLTLRLTPDTLKPLGIGLVIKLAVAPLLALLLCRILGLNTLAAQVAIFEAGMPPMVSAGALAIMAGLSPKLTAALIGLGIIFSFLTLPLLYQLL
- a CDS encoding P-II family nitrogen regulator gives rise to the protein MENVNPNLITCIVQRGEADRVVQAAMQAGAQGATVYYGRGTGIREKLGFAGMFIKPEKEIILLITKNEQTDAVFDAVVKAAGLEQKGQGFAFLHKLDRAIGFVSK